The proteins below are encoded in one region of Effusibacillus dendaii:
- a CDS encoding GntR family transcriptional regulator gives MKMQIRKYEPMHQQAYEILRNMIIEGILTPGTKLVEEKLAAQMGVSRTPIRESIKRLEQDGLVQENMVIEPSEDDLRDSYEIRMLLEGYSARCAAVSFTEAEKKELQKTVQQAKEGSFEEALKANTVFHDLIVKASGNKRMIDVLEKMRSLILLCRHQIVKSHPCLHDEHDKICEAISSGDADAAEKLMKEHLHHNMEEYMRGLKARSNEH, from the coding sequence ATGAAAATGCAAATTCGAAAGTATGAACCAATGCATCAGCAAGCCTACGAAATTCTCCGCAATATGATTATAGAAGGTATACTTACGCCAGGGACGAAACTTGTTGAGGAGAAACTGGCTGCCCAAATGGGAGTCAGCAGAACCCCGATTCGTGAGTCGATTAAGCGTTTGGAGCAAGATGGTCTTGTCCAGGAAAATATGGTGATCGAGCCTTCCGAAGATGATTTGCGGGATAGCTATGAGATTCGAATGTTGCTGGAGGGGTATTCCGCGCGCTGTGCAGCAGTTTCTTTTACGGAAGCGGAGAAAAAGGAACTCCAAAAAACAGTGCAGCAAGCGAAAGAGGGTTCGTTTGAAGAGGCATTAAAAGCGAACACCGTTTTTCATGATCTTATTGTTAAGGCAAGCGGGAATAAACGGATGATCGATGTGCTTGAAAAGATGAGATCACTGATCCTCCTATGTCGTCACCAAATCGTAAAAAGCCACCCATGCTTGCATGACGAGCATGACAAAATTTGTGAGGCGATTTCTTCCGGTGATGCAGATGCTGCGGAGAAATTGATGAAGGAGCATCTTCATCACAACATGGAAGAATATATGCGGGGACTCAAAGCAAGATCTAATGAGCATTGA
- a CDS encoding maleate cis-trans isomerase family protein: MSKHYRIGLIVPSSNTTMETEIPMMLQWRMKQIQEETFTFHSSRMRMMHVNPEELKAMDVESDRCAVELSDARCDVLAYACLVAIMCQGPGYHKTSEERLSKRTVENGGAAPVISSAGALVDGIHTIGAKKIALIAPYMKPLTNTVIEYITSSDIEVTDSISLEIPDNLEVGRQDPMNLLEIVKRLDHSQADAVVLSACVQMPSLAAIQKVEDQIGKPVLSAATSTVYKILKTLNLKAVVPNAGHLLSGKY, encoded by the coding sequence ATGTCTAAACATTACCGTATTGGTCTAATTGTTCCGAGTTCAAATACTACCATGGAAACAGAAATTCCGATGATGCTGCAATGGCGCATGAAGCAGATTCAGGAGGAAACTTTCACTTTCCACTCGAGCCGGATGCGCATGATGCACGTTAATCCTGAAGAGTTGAAAGCCATGGACGTTGAGAGCGATCGTTGCGCAGTTGAACTGTCCGATGCACGCTGTGATGTTCTTGCGTATGCATGTTTGGTCGCGATCATGTGTCAAGGACCTGGCTATCACAAAACTTCTGAAGAACGTCTATCGAAACGAACGGTTGAAAACGGCGGAGCCGCTCCTGTAATCAGCAGTGCAGGCGCTCTTGTCGACGGCATCCATACGATCGGCGCAAAGAAGATCGCTTTAATTGCACCCTATATGAAGCCGCTGACAAACACAGTCATTGAGTACATTACCTCCAGCGATATCGAGGTCACGGACTCGATCAGCCTTGAAATTCCGGATAACCTGGAAGTTGGCCGTCAAGATCCGATGAATCTGCTTGAAATCGTAAAAAGACTGGATCACAGTCAAGCAGATGCGGTCGTGTTGTCCGCCTGTGTCCAGATGCCTTCTTTGGCCGCTATCCAAAAAGTAGAGGATCAAATCGGCAAGCCTGTCTTGTCCGCTGCTACTTCTACCGTCTATAAAATCCTCAAAACGCTTAATCTGAAGGCTGTTGTGCCGAATGCTGGACATTTGCTCTCCGGAAAATACTAA